From the genome of Bradyrhizobium elkanii USDA 76, one region includes:
- the panE gene encoding 2-dehydropantoate 2-reductase gives MRVLVVGAGAIGGYFGGRMLQAGRDVTFLVRPRRASELASAGLVIKSPNGDVTLNNPPTVQADKLSDKFDVVLLSCKAFDLEDAIKSFAPAVGDKTAIIPLLNGMLHLDALDKTFGAQHVLGGLCAIAATLNEKREVVQLQPMQSLGFGERAGGLSDRVRAIAETFSAINGANASEHVMQDMWEKWVFLASLAASTSLMRTSVGNILAAPGGKDFLLGILDECSAIAADAGHAPGGPFFQRTRGLLTTEGSPMTASMFRDIKAGLPVEADHVIGDLVVRADAAKIPVPKLRTAYTHLKAYEKQRG, from the coding sequence ATGCGCGTTCTCGTGGTCGGCGCCGGTGCGATCGGCGGTTATTTCGGTGGCCGGATGCTTCAGGCCGGCCGCGACGTCACCTTCCTGGTGCGCCCGCGCCGCGCCTCCGAGCTCGCCTCCGCCGGGCTCGTGATCAAGAGCCCGAACGGCGATGTCACGCTGAACAACCCGCCGACCGTGCAGGCCGACAAGCTGTCGGACAAGTTCGACGTCGTGCTGTTGAGCTGCAAGGCGTTCGATCTCGAGGATGCGATCAAGTCCTTTGCGCCCGCCGTCGGCGACAAGACCGCGATCATCCCGCTGCTCAACGGCATGCTGCATCTCGATGCGCTCGACAAGACGTTCGGAGCTCAGCATGTGCTCGGCGGTCTGTGCGCGATCGCGGCGACGCTGAACGAGAAGCGCGAGGTAGTGCAGCTGCAGCCGATGCAGTCGCTCGGCTTCGGCGAGCGCGCCGGCGGGTTGTCGGACCGGGTGCGCGCGATCGCCGAGACCTTCTCGGCGATCAACGGCGCCAACGCCAGCGAGCATGTGATGCAGGACATGTGGGAGAAATGGGTGTTCCTGGCGTCGCTCGCCGCCTCCACCAGCCTGATGCGGACCTCGGTCGGCAACATCCTGGCCGCGCCCGGCGGCAAGGATTTCCTGCTCGGCATCCTCGACGAATGCAGCGCGATCGCCGCCGACGCCGGCCATGCCCCGGGCGGCCCGTTCTTCCAGCGGACCCGCGGCCTCCTGACCACCGAGGGCTCGCCGATGACCGCATCGATGTTCCGCGACATCAAGGCGGGGCTGCCGGTCGAGGCCGATCACGTGATCGGCGACCTGGTCGTGCGCGCCGACGCCGCCAAGATCCCGGTGCCGAAGCTGCGCACGGCCTACACGCACCTCAAGGCGTATGAGAAGCAGCGGGGATGA
- a CDS encoding DUF2865 domain-containing protein, which produces MPGFGPAPDFEAAERPRARVYITTRSHRGGQQNFCVRTCDGRFFPLPRVGETADVKACEAACPAAEVKLYSGSDIDSARTEAGETYKTLANAFRFQREMVPQCSCSAGASTGLSPIAIEDDMTLRTGDIIAADDGFKIAAITSGQRRSVLFRPLSKAKAQALGLARLSSR; this is translated from the coding sequence ATGCCTGGCTTTGGGCCGGCGCCTGACTTCGAGGCGGCCGAACGGCCGCGAGCGCGGGTCTACATCACGACGCGGTCGCACCGGGGCGGCCAGCAAAACTTCTGCGTCAGGACCTGCGACGGCCGCTTCTTTCCGCTGCCGCGCGTGGGCGAGACGGCGGACGTCAAGGCATGCGAGGCGGCCTGTCCCGCCGCCGAGGTGAAGCTGTACTCCGGCTCCGATATCGACAGCGCCAGAACCGAAGCGGGCGAGACCTACAAGACGCTTGCAAATGCATTCCGCTTTCAGCGCGAGATGGTGCCGCAATGCTCGTGCAGCGCCGGCGCGTCCACCGGCCTGTCGCCGATTGCGATCGAGGACGACATGACGCTTCGGACCGGCGACATCATCGCCGCCGATGACGGCTTCAAGATCGCTGCGATCACGAGCGGGCAGCGGCGCAGCGTGTTGTTCAGGCCGCTGTCGAAGGCCAAGGCGCAGGCGCTCGGTCTGGCGCGCCTGTCGTCGCGATAG
- a CDS encoding SRPBCC family protein, with translation MMAILHGSRGAPVAKAYYSTVFEQPAGEVWKIIRDFNDYPVWVHGAGTSEIEDGKSGDTVGAVRNVLYRERRIRQRLLAQSDVERFQIYEFVDTPTLPVTDFSATLRVTPVIDGDRAFIEWWAVFDCDPTRRLELTQTLTGWFETWLESLRDEMALRQVPAEI, from the coding sequence ATGATGGCGATCCTTCATGGCAGCAGGGGAGCGCCCGTGGCAAAGGCCTATTACAGCACGGTGTTCGAGCAGCCGGCCGGCGAGGTCTGGAAAATCATCCGCGATTTCAACGATTACCCGGTCTGGGTCCATGGCGCGGGGACGAGCGAGATCGAGGACGGCAAATCCGGCGATACCGTCGGGGCCGTGCGCAATGTGCTGTACCGGGAGCGGCGGATCCGGCAGCGGCTGCTCGCGCAGTCCGACGTCGAGCGCTTCCAGATCTACGAATTTGTCGACACCCCGACCCTGCCGGTGACGGATTTCAGTGCGACCCTGCGGGTAACCCCGGTGATCGACGGCGACCGGGCCTTTATCGAATGGTGGGCCGTGTTCGATTGCGACCCGACCCGCCGCCTCGAGCTGACGCAGACGCTGACCGGCTGGTTCGAGACCTGGCTCGAATCGCTCCGGGACGAGATGGCCTTGAGGCAGGTTCCGGCGGAAATCTAA
- a CDS encoding c-type cytochrome yields the protein MRLVTLGILLASAIAMVPFANAADVVAGKAKAEICAACHGENGISQTENIPSLAGQLDQYVQWQLVFFRAGARKNEQMQPIVEQLNNDDIRNLGAYFASLTPFKGGKDDNPDLSEKGKQAAAGRRCASCHGDTFAGTKAVARIAGQREDYLVKALHDYKSGLRSGGAQAAMADVAYPLSDEEITALAHYLAHL from the coding sequence ATGCGCCTTGTGACCCTCGGAATTCTGCTCGCCTCGGCCATCGCGATGGTTCCTTTTGCCAATGCCGCCGATGTCGTCGCCGGCAAGGCGAAGGCCGAAATCTGTGCCGCTTGTCACGGCGAGAACGGCATCTCGCAGACCGAGAACATTCCCTCGCTCGCCGGCCAGCTCGACCAGTACGTTCAATGGCAGCTGGTGTTCTTCCGCGCCGGCGCGCGCAAGAACGAGCAGATGCAGCCGATCGTCGAGCAGCTCAACAACGACGACATCCGAAATCTTGGCGCCTATTTCGCGTCGCTGACCCCGTTCAAGGGCGGCAAGGACGACAATCCGGACTTGTCCGAAAAGGGCAAGCAGGCCGCCGCCGGCCGCCGCTGCGCCTCATGCCATGGCGATACGTTTGCCGGTACCAAGGCGGTCGCCCGCATCGCCGGCCAGCGCGAGGATTATCTCGTCAAGGCGCTGCACGATTACAAGTCGGGCCTGCGCTCCGGTGGGGCACAGGCCGCGATGGCCGATGTCGCCTATCCGCTGAGCGACGAGGAGATCACCGCGCTCGCGCATTATCTGGCGCATCTGTAG
- a CDS encoding PQQ-dependent sugar dehydrogenase — protein sequence MKSAFNRSILAFAAIALLAGTTFANAQQQTDKNRALKKYESGTKEFWTHPPDDWFLGDETEAQKGLAPPSGPPTGASDSELAAMMKKIKLPPGFKIEVYASNVLAARQMAWGDKGTLFVGSFGLGNVYAIKDNNGKKEVKTILKGLNMPTGLAFRDGALYVIAVDKLIRYDNAEANLDNLGSGKVVYDDMPSYAAHGWKYIAVDKDGWFYIPFGPPFNIGIPPTSVSQIRRVDPKTGNAEIYALGVRNSVGGDVDPRTGKYWFTENARDWVSDDLPSDKLNVINKIGEHFGYPYCHQGDLPDAKFAMGHKCSEFTPPAYKLGAHVAPLGMKFYTGSQFPAEYKNSILIAEHGSWNRHKYQGGRIVKITASPDGKNAKQEIFADGWIQGDQGYLGRPADILLDKDGSILVADDWAGAIYRISYSKK from the coding sequence ATGAAATCGGCTTTCAATCGATCAATACTTGCGTTCGCGGCGATTGCGCTGCTGGCGGGGACGACCTTCGCCAATGCACAGCAACAAACAGACAAGAATCGTGCGCTGAAGAAGTACGAGTCCGGCACCAAGGAATTCTGGACCCATCCGCCGGATGACTGGTTCCTCGGCGACGAGACCGAAGCGCAGAAGGGCCTTGCCCCGCCGTCCGGTCCGCCGACCGGCGCGTCCGATTCCGAGCTCGCGGCGATGATGAAGAAGATCAAGCTGCCGCCGGGCTTCAAGATTGAGGTCTATGCCTCGAACGTACTCGCGGCGCGGCAGATGGCCTGGGGCGACAAGGGCACGCTGTTCGTCGGCTCGTTCGGCCTCGGCAACGTCTATGCGATCAAGGACAACAACGGCAAGAAAGAGGTCAAGACCATCCTCAAGGGCCTCAACATGCCGACCGGCCTCGCGTTCCGCGACGGCGCGCTCTATGTCATCGCGGTCGACAAGTTGATCCGGTACGACAATGCCGAAGCCAATCTCGACAATCTCGGCAGCGGCAAGGTGGTGTATGACGACATGCCGTCCTACGCGGCGCATGGCTGGAAATACATCGCCGTCGACAAGGACGGCTGGTTCTACATTCCGTTCGGACCTCCCTTCAACATCGGCATCCCGCCGACCTCGGTGTCGCAGATCCGCCGTGTCGATCCCAAGACCGGCAACGCGGAAATCTATGCGCTCGGCGTGCGTAACTCGGTCGGCGGCGACGTCGACCCGCGCACCGGCAAGTACTGGTTCACCGAAAACGCCCGCGACTGGGTCAGCGACGATCTGCCGAGCGACAAGCTCAACGTGATCAACAAGATCGGTGAGCATTTCGGCTATCCCTATTGCCACCAGGGCGATCTGCCCGATGCCAAGTTCGCGATGGGACACAAATGCTCGGAGTTCACCCCGCCGGCGTACAAGCTCGGCGCGCACGTGGCTCCGCTCGGCATGAAGTTCTATACCGGCAGCCAATTCCCGGCCGAGTACAAGAACAGCATCCTGATCGCCGAGCACGGCTCCTGGAACCGGCACAAGTACCAGGGCGGCCGCATCGTGAAGATCACCGCGAGCCCCGACGGCAAGAATGCGAAGCAGGAAATCTTCGCCGACGGCTGGATCCAGGGTGACCAGGGTTATCTCGGCCGTCCCGCCGACATCCTGCTCGACAAGGATGGCTCGATCCTCGTCGCCGACGACTGGGCCGGTGCGATCTATCGCATCAGCTACAGCAAGAAGTAA